A region of Methanomicrobium sp. W14 DNA encodes the following proteins:
- a CDS encoding ABC transporter permease, which produces MQNTLSQIKTISKWEIRRFTGTMSRDLLPIAFALFILLILASGFAQQNGIHLQDNIYTVGIDDESAFPVISTDNRFTVYKVNPGVTPESTGLDLVILNGFLFASDSDKGQAALNSFEKDYSGYIESIYNREEDLYAAYPLWIDEEYVKSEIDFTATQSGQRAVAPPDPYTKPVPDSEPALVETPSAQIDKPVEELRSELISDEGTNANIERYANVLSSSKTGSDFKTPSQISPPLPFDSIILVFIFIFPLYFTSQFYMMSIMNERIERSGEPLLSTPVKPYAIILGKGLPYFVMMLAVAAVLTVFIGAPLMVLLPILPVILFFLSSALLIGMTARSFRELSFISIFFSTVASSYLFFPSIFANIHIVSLISPLTLVIYQIQGDGFTAYDYLYSTSLFFLTSAVMFFLAARNFNEERLFNYHRFIPRLTEFIGSVISEKRTNLSLFAISICCVPFVFMVQMMLLVLLFNFPMPYSVVMLLVSAAFVEELAKSVGIYTLFSKRPGYMTWKNILAGSFFVAAGFLTGEKLLLFATLSEISDSVFGTVMFASLQVLWLPFLLHLAGVLTTSSVLKFGGRRMYIPALILATIVHSLYNLYFILGWSG; this is translated from the coding sequence ATGCAGAATACGCTAAGTCAGATAAAGACTATTTCAAAGTGGGAAATCAGGCGCTTTACAGGGACAATGAGCAGGGATCTTCTTCCTATAGCATTTGCCCTTTTCATTCTGCTTATACTTGCATCAGGATTTGCCCAGCAGAACGGAATTCATCTCCAGGACAACATATACACCGTTGGCATTGATGACGAATCCGCATTCCCGGTAATCTCGACAGACAACAGGTTTACGGTTTACAAAGTGAATCCCGGCGTAACACCTGAAAGCACCGGACTGGATCTCGTAATCCTAAACGGATTTTTATTCGCTTCAGACTCTGACAAAGGCCAGGCCGCCCTTAATTCATTCGAAAAGGACTACTCGGGTTATATAGAATCCATATACAACAGGGAAGAAGACCTTTATGCCGCATACCCCCTGTGGATTGATGAAGAATATGTAAAAAGCGAGATTGACTTCACAGCAACACAAAGCGGCCAGAGGGCAGTTGCACCTCCAGACCCTTACACCAAACCTGTTCCCGACAGTGAACCTGCCCTGGTTGAAACACCATCGGCGCAGATTGACAAGCCTGTGGAAGAACTAAGATCCGAATTAATCTCAGACGAGGGAACAAATGCAAATATCGAAAGGTATGCAAATGTGCTTTCGTCTTCCAAAACGGGATCTGATTTCAAAACACCGTCACAAATTTCCCCACCCCTTCCTTTTGACTCGATAATTCTTGTATTCATTTTTATATTCCCCCTGTACTTTACGTCCCAGTTTTACATGATGAGCATTATGAACGAGAGGATTGAAAGAAGCGGAGAGCCCCTTTTGTCCACACCGGTAAAACCGTACGCCATAATTCTCGGGAAAGGTCTTCCTTATTTTGTGATGATGCTTGCAGTTGCAGCTGTCCTGACTGTCTTCATCGGTGCACCTCTTATGGTTCTTCTCCCCATACTGCCGGTAATACTCTTCTTTTTATCGAGTGCACTTCTGATAGGGATGACTGCAAGAAGTTTCAGGGAGCTCTCATTTATCTCGATATTCTTTTCTACCGTCGCCTCTTCATATCTCTTCTTTCCCAGCATATTCGCAAATATACACATTGTAAGCCTGATATCCCCCCTTACTCTTGTAATATACCAGATACAGGGCGACGGGTTTACTGCATATGACTACTTGTACTCGACTTCCCTCTTTTTCCTTACAAGTGCTGTTATGTTCTTCCTTGCTGCGAGAAATTTTAACGAAGAAAGGCTTTTTAATTACCACAGGTTTATCCCGAGGCTCACGGAGTTCATCGGGTCGGTTATCTCTGAAAAAAGGACGAACCTTTCGTTATTCGCCATAAGTATCTGCTGCGTTCCTTTCGTCTTTATGGTCCAGATGATGCTGCTTGTCCTTTTGTTCAACTTTCCCATGCCTTATTCGGTTGTTATGCTCCTGGTTTCTGCGGCATTTGTAGAGGAATTAGCGAAATCCGTCGGCATATATACTCTTTTTTCAAAAAGACCGGGTTACATGACCTGGAAGAACATACTTGCAGGGTCTTTTTTTGTGGCTGCAGGATTTTTAACCGGGGAAAAACTGCTTTTATTTGCAACTCTCTCGGAAATTTCAGACTCCGTATTCGGAACGGTCATGTTTGCAAGCCTTCAGGTTTTATGGCTTCCGTTTCTTCTTCACCTGGCAGGTGTTCTGACCACATCATCGGTACTGAAATTTGGGGGCAGAAGGATGTACATACCTGCCCTGATTCTTGCAACGATTGTGCACAGCCTGTATAACCTTTATTTTATTCTCGGATGGTCAGGGTGA
- a CDS encoding ABC transporter permease: MNLKNVEIIAKKELKSLADEKTIILAIVLQLFIAMFSSFLLIGLASMYNPDSISSYSNVKYPVAYTGEPSEVLTYLRDSSDFVVYEMDLSTAVEALKERKLSAVLWMPDTAPDYEYPVKITLYTIGNDIQSSLVNVKLKQILLKYEDKLREIRSDRLNGEIVDIKIPASDPSGDFYEFVYGLLIPLLLFMPAIISGALIIDMITEEYQESTLETLLSTPIGFSEVVWGKTAACFILVPVQAAAWLTLLMVNGIAVAGFIPILLHISVASLVIILAGAIIALKYHERTNAQFVFSAAIVAVILIFLAFPMNTANIIVRLSVGSIGSEHWLILGIILAIAAALAYIVTGYSEKMRAKFI, from the coding sequence ATGAATCTTAAAAACGTTGAAATAATAGCTAAAAAAGAACTTAAGAGCCTTGCCGACGAGAAGACCATAATCCTTGCAATTGTCCTTCAGCTTTTTATCGCAATGTTCTCATCGTTTCTTCTCATAGGACTTGCGTCAATGTACAACCCTGACTCCATAAGCAGTTACTCGAACGTAAAATACCCGGTTGCATACACAGGCGAGCCGTCGGAAGTCCTTACATACCTTCGGGACAGCAGTGATTTCGTCGTATACGAAATGGACCTTTCGACAGCGGTTGAAGCACTGAAGGAAAGAAAACTTTCCGCAGTACTGTGGATGCCCGATACAGCTCCGGATTATGAATACCCTGTAAAAATTACTCTTTACACAATTGGAAACGATATTCAGTCAAGTCTTGTAAACGTCAAATTAAAGCAGATTTTACTGAAATATGAGGATAAACTCCGTGAAATAAGAAGTGACAGGCTGAACGGAGAAATTGTGGACATAAAAATTCCCGCATCAGACCCGTCGGGAGACTTCTACGAGTTTGTATACGGCCTTCTGATACCACTTCTCCTGTTTATGCCGGCGATTATATCCGGGGCACTGATAATCGATATGATAACTGAAGAATACCAGGAGAGTACCCTTGAAACCCTTCTTTCAACGCCCATAGGATTTTCCGAAGTTGTCTGGGGAAAAACAGCCGCATGCTTTATTCTGGTTCCGGTCCAAGCGGCTGCGTGGCTTACGCTTTTAATGGTAAACGGAATTGCAGTTGCGGGCTTTATACCAATACTTCTGCATATATCAGTAGCTTCCCTTGTAATTATCCTTGCAGGTGCAATTATCGCACTCAAGTATCACGAAAGGACAAACGCACAGTTTGTATTTTCAGCCGCAATAGTAGCCGTCATACTCATATTTCTTGCCTTTCCGATGAACACCGCAAATATCATTGTCAGGCTCTCTGTCGGTTCAATCGGAAGTGAGCACTGGTTAATACTTGGAATAATATTGGCCATTGCAGCAGCACTGGCATATATAGTTACAGGGTACTCGGAAAAGATGCGGGCAAAATTTATATAA
- a CDS encoding PEGA domain-containing protein has translation MSHKILFRFGLLLVAVLAVISIPAGAEQIVGNQVGWIAFHTNVDGVTIYVDGNAVGTTTDQVYTYTVSLDGSPSSMPKTAYATKSGYSNSNTQSLAVPDVGETLNYYFTLNPSGPKTGSIYVTSVPNNAMVYIDGSYVGNTPQLSSGISPGNHNVQITKTGYQEWGSTAYVSAGNTASLQASLTAVSQYGSISVKSSPSGASVYLDGNYQGQTPTVISGVIKGSHTLELNKAGYYEWSGYVTVSVGQTSSVYPTLDPIPSPQAGTLYISSTPGNAYIYLDGSYQGVTPSSGSYVIDNVNSGSHTVKLTLSGYQDSTTSVSVPPGGTATVSIPMTAKGSSVTTGTLEISSSPTKANVYIDNQYKGITPLTLSLDAGQYSVTFRLTGYTDSTTTATVNAGASSTIQGSLVPASEPTQSGTLPFAVIGGILAAALILAVGMKKKD, from the coding sequence ATGTCACATAAGATTCTTTTCAGATTTGGTCTTCTTTTAGTAGCTGTCCTGGCTGTAATCTCCATTCCGGCCGGAGCAGAGCAGATAGTCGGAAACCAGGTCGGATGGATTGCATTCCATACAAATGTCGACGGAGTGACAATCTACGTGGACGGGAATGCCGTAGGAACAACAACAGATCAGGTATATACGTACACCGTGTCCCTTGACGGAAGCCCGAGCAGCATGCCGAAAACAGCATATGCCACAAAATCAGGGTATTCAAACAGTAACACACAGAGCCTTGCCGTGCCTGATGTAGGTGAGACACTAAACTATTATTTCACACTGAACCCATCAGGACCTAAAACAGGCTCAATATACGTAACTTCAGTGCCCAACAATGCAATGGTATACATTGACGGCTCATACGTTGGAAATACGCCACAACTGTCATCAGGCATATCACCCGGAAACCACAATGTCCAGATCACAAAAACAGGGTATCAGGAGTGGGGATCAACAGCTTACGTATCAGCCGGAAACACGGCCTCGCTGCAGGCGTCTCTTACTGCAGTAAGCCAATACGGAAGCATATCTGTAAAATCCTCACCGTCAGGTGCAAGCGTATACCTTGACGGAAACTATCAGGGACAGACACCAACGGTAATATCAGGTGTCATCAAAGGTTCCCATACACTGGAACTGAACAAAGCAGGTTATTACGAGTGGAGCGGGTATGTAACCGTATCTGTAGGACAGACATCATCAGTCTACCCGACCCTTGACCCTATTCCTTCACCACAGGCAGGTACACTTTACATATCATCAACGCCCGGAAATGCCTACATCTACCTTGACGGAAGTTACCAGGGCGTTACACCGTCCTCAGGAAGCTACGTCATAGATAATGTAAACTCAGGTTCACACACAGTAAAACTGACTCTGTCAGGATACCAGGATTCGACAACATCAGTATCTGTTCCGCCCGGAGGCACTGCAACGGTTTCAATTCCAATGACCGCAAAAGGTTCTTCCGTAACAACCGGGACACTTGAAATATCCTCCAGTCCTACAAAAGCAAATGTCTACATTGACAACCAGTACAAAGGCATAACGCCGCTTACATTGTCACTTGATGCAGGACAGTACTCCGTTACCTTCAGACTCACAGGATATACTGATTCGACAACAACTGCAACTGTTAATGCAGGAGCAAGCTCTACAATACAGGGTTCACTTGTCCCGGCATCAGAGCCGACCCAGTCGGGAACCCTCCCATTTGCCGTCATAGGCGGCATACTGGCAGCAGCACTTATACTTGCAGTCGGAATGAAAAAGAAGGACTAA
- a CDS encoding methyl-coenzyme M reductase glutamine C-methyltransferase: MSRMKFTVISPEVYTYGAMLVAGILKDNGYEVTLKRRLSAEKKSTVMLSLYSTQHLLSDEIKEFISKHRKNGGTVYIGGPVSAYPEMVLGELKPDAVIAGEGENSVPYVAKLGISSGTPGLAYTGPDGNIIRTKAVAPASMKRPLPLIPDDISSQSIRGASAYIETHRGCTGACTFCQVPRYFGREIRSRDLPDILEEVKEFKKHGATRISVSGGTGSLYQYRNGKINEDAFIELLRGMAKIMGKNNVSSPDIRVDCINERIAQAIREYTIGWVFFGLESGSDKILKVMGKGVSVSQASDAVYRCRDFGLKVAGSFIVGHPLETAEDFEKTKDFITEHCLDDVFVSIAEPIPKTPLAELVLNTPKEKSPLYMPHKGEYMALKLTESEARSFDLQMHADMFKPNLHVVTDEIFNAYLFGVRKDGKEIRAATELLFKYYGK; this comes from the coding sequence ATGAGTCGCATGAAATTCACCGTTATATCTCCTGAAGTATACACATACGGGGCAATGCTTGTCGCAGGAATTCTAAAGGACAACGGGTATGAAGTGACTTTAAAAAGAAGACTTTCAGCGGAAAAAAAGAGTACGGTTATGCTGAGTCTTTATTCAACGCAGCACCTCCTTTCAGACGAGATTAAAGAATTCATATCAAAGCACAGAAAAAACGGTGGAACTGTATATATAGGCGGTCCGGTATCAGCGTACCCTGAGATGGTATTAGGTGAACTAAAACCCGATGCCGTAATTGCAGGGGAAGGAGAAAATTCCGTGCCTTATGTCGCGAAACTCGGCATATCATCCGGTACACCCGGACTTGCATACACAGGCCCGGATGGTAATATTATAAGAACAAAAGCAGTAGCGCCTGCGTCCATGAAACGCCCGCTTCCGCTGATTCCCGATGATATATCATCCCAGAGCATCAGGGGGGCATCAGCGTACATTGAGACTCACAGGGGATGCACAGGTGCATGCACATTCTGCCAGGTCCCCAGATATTTTGGAAGGGAGATCAGAAGCAGAGATCTTCCGGACATTCTTGAAGAAGTAAAAGAATTCAAAAAGCACGGTGCAACGAGAATTTCCGTATCCGGCGGAACCGGCTCACTATACCAGTACAGGAACGGAAAAATAAACGAGGATGCATTCATTGAACTTCTCAGGGGAATGGCAAAAATTATGGGGAAAAACAATGTCTCATCCCCTGATATCAGAGTAGACTGCATAAATGAAAGAATAGCACAGGCAATAAGGGAATACACAATAGGCTGGGTGTTTTTCGGCCTTGAGTCGGGAAGCGACAAAATACTTAAGGTGATGGGAAAAGGCGTATCCGTCAGCCAGGCGTCGGATGCCGTATACAGGTGCAGGGACTTTGGACTTAAAGTTGCGGGAAGTTTCATCGTCGGTCACCCTCTTGAGACTGCAGAGGACTTCGAAAAGACTAAGGATTTCATAACAGAACACTGCCTTGACGATGTCTTCGTATCCATCGCAGAACCAATCCCAAAAACTCCGCTTGCAGAACTCGTCCTAAATACACCTAAAGAAAAGAGTCCTCTTTATATGCCGCACAAAGGTGAATACATGGCGTTAAAGCTTACCGAAAGCGAAGCAAGGTCTTTTGACCTGCAGATGCACGCTGACATGTTCAAGCCGAATCTTCATGTAGTGACTGACGAGATATTCAATGCATACCTTTTTGGAGTCAGAAAGGACGGAAAAGAGATAAGAGCCGCAACAGAGCTTCTTTTCAAATATTACGGGAAGTGA
- a CDS encoding Nramp family divalent metal transporter: protein MDFKIKTKIPEFLSGRMKFIGPGLLLAIAAAGESGISEALEIGAHYHFALIWVIVLTLVFKFAFTNGIARYTLSTGDTIFEGLKTIPGPKNWTVVFVTLIFLLEMFAFGGMLLFGAIFLDYYLPGVYLENLLALLTLAVTLFLLWKDSYERVEKVVIAIAICLFVGIGYCLLEFSLPFGSIALGLIPKIPHGSVLSIMALMGAVGSGLNLLLYSVWLSEKSRGEHGPAYFRRYISIVNLDIAFAFVIVALITILFLTLGVSGFVVSFIGQGEELTLDAIIVQVLYVLSNIPFGDSFFLIFGYLIMFGATITGMDGRARAISSVIKSSSKTKLSEIQLYRIILGVFTVIIASAIFWGEPSAVIHTVSAVAAIMFALLGFMLIYIDLNLPEYARGNRVWLLVMTLGSSVFLLMALIMEGSFISVGLPLIERLVLLIVPVYIFMKTDLFKKCINKNHDIYDLLWVILIFGAISVYGTFRGIPVDNITINVGHVGPMIAGFICGPFAGFMAGAIGGAYILSTGEMYSEIFAAGTIFAGIFPVLMLRLWKENLTYSRAAVVVVIAEVFNFIVIPLLFGVGLTDTTALVRKSFLPTLIANMTGVLIFVYFLKEGRHSNSFVRGEKGNLFKKNSECRGDLEK, encoded by the coding sequence ATGGATTTCAAGATAAAAACCAAAATTCCTGAATTCCTCTCCGGCAGGATGAAATTTATCGGCCCTGGTCTTCTCCTTGCAATAGCAGCAGCAGGTGAAAGCGGGATCTCCGAAGCGCTGGAAATAGGTGCGCATTATCATTTTGCACTGATTTGGGTCATAGTTCTCACTCTTGTTTTTAAATTTGCATTCACAAACGGAATTGCAAGGTATACTCTTTCAACCGGAGATACTATCTTTGAGGGCCTTAAGACAATTCCCGGACCAAAAAACTGGACTGTGGTCTTTGTAACGCTGATTTTCCTTCTTGAAATGTTTGCATTCGGGGGAATGCTTCTTTTTGGTGCGATATTTCTCGATTACTACCTTCCCGGTGTATACCTTGAAAATCTTCTTGCACTTCTGACTCTTGCAGTCACCCTGTTTCTTTTGTGGAAAGACTCATACGAAAGGGTGGAAAAGGTCGTTATAGCAATTGCAATCTGCCTGTTTGTCGGAATCGGCTACTGTCTTCTTGAATTCAGCCTGCCTTTCGGGTCCATCGCCCTGGGTCTTATCCCTAAAATCCCTCACGGCTCTGTTCTATCCATAATGGCCCTTATGGGAGCAGTAGGTTCGGGCCTGAACCTCTTACTGTATTCGGTCTGGCTTTCGGAGAAAAGCCGGGGTGAACACGGACCTGCATACTTCAGGCGCTATATAAGCATTGTAAACCTTGACATAGCATTCGCCTTTGTCATCGTGGCACTTATAACCATACTCTTTCTGACACTCGGCGTAAGCGGTTTTGTCGTGTCATTCATAGGTCAGGGAGAAGAGCTGACCCTTGACGCAATTATTGTTCAGGTCCTCTATGTCCTATCAAACATACCATTTGGGGACTCTTTTTTCCTGATATTCGGTTATCTCATAATGTTCGGTGCCACTATAACAGGAATGGACGGTCGTGCACGTGCAATATCCTCGGTCATAAAAAGCTCATCAAAAACGAAACTTTCTGAAATTCAGCTTTACAGGATAATTCTCGGGGTATTTACGGTCATTATTGCTTCGGCAATTTTCTGGGGTGAGCCTTCCGCAGTCATACATACAGTTTCAGCGGTCGCTGCGATAATGTTTGCACTTCTCGGGTTTATGCTGATATACATTGACCTGAATCTTCCGGAATACGCCCGCGGAAACAGGGTCTGGCTTCTTGTGATGACACTTGGAAGCTCGGTCTTCCTTTTGATGGCACTTATAATGGAAGGTTCTTTCATATCAGTAGGTCTTCCTTTAATCGAACGTCTTGTTCTTCTAATAGTCCCGGTATACATATTCATGAAGACAGACCTCTTTAAAAAATGCATCAACAAAAATCACGATATTTACGACCTGCTCTGGGTCATACTGATATTCGGGGCAATATCTGTATACGGAACGTTCCGGGGCATTCCGGTTGACAACATAACAATAAACGTGGGACATGTCGGCCCGATGATTGCAGGATTTATATGCGGACCGTTTGCGGGCTTTATGGCAGGCGCTATAGGCGGTGCATACATTCTCAGCACAGGAGAAATGTATTCCGAAATATTTGCCGCAGGAACTATATTTGCAGGCATATTTCCGGTACTTATGCTTAGACTCTGGAAGGAAAATCTCACATATTCCAGGGCGGCAGTTGTAGTAGTCATAGCAGAGGTCTTTAACTTTATCGTCATCCCGCTTTTATTCGGTGTCGGACTTACTGACACCACAGCACTTGTCAGGAAAAGTTTCCTTCCTACCCTTATTGCAAACATGACCGGCGTTTTAATATTTGTATATTTCCTTAAGGAAGGCCGCCACAGTAACTCCTTCGTGAGAGGTGAAAAGGGAAACCTGTTTAAAAAGAACAGCGAATGCCGGGGTGACTTAGAGAAATGA
- a CDS encoding ABC transporter substrate-binding protein, with product MRTKSVLFCLKNSAPTVLFLLIIMSGFLYLYLYNFGPPPESYPEGNNLTVGAIVPLSGSMKTYGTEVRQGIEMAVSDINKEGGIKGKNVTVEYFDNLGSSNLAIFGFKKFCEDGIPVVIGPVSSSAALAVAPVAEEEKTVMISPSATNPGLTKYPDYVFRTISSDAYQGKGIAKVLMTVHPEVKTAAVIYINTSYGKSLNSSFCTWFPKAGGQVIFCESYEEGGTDYYYLVDEISEANPDAVVVLGTLQDAETILKDASEKKLDVVWFGSEGLINDGLYEYAGEYVNGMYALMQSSQIQSGTFIKRYESLYNTTTIDWPVSYGYDTMQIIAEALRASDYNGKSISGSLKRIRHMGLCGPKVFDENGDIPPAYDIMRIEDGKWVRVKWNEVVFSDDDEDEEEILGNVLKSYSSENV from the coding sequence ATGAGAACAAAATCCGTTCTGTTCTGTTTAAAAAATTCTGCTCCGACGGTACTGTTTCTCCTGATAATCATGTCCGGATTTCTGTATTTGTACCTGTACAACTTCGGGCCCCCGCCGGAAAGCTACCCTGAAGGGAACAATTTGACCGTAGGTGCCATAGTTCCACTTTCGGGAAGCATGAAAACATACGGGACTGAAGTCAGACAGGGAATTGAAATGGCAGTATCGGACATCAACAAAGAAGGCGGCATAAAGGGCAAAAATGTCACGGTTGAATATTTCGACAACCTCGGAAGTTCAAACCTCGCCATATTCGGGTTCAAAAAATTCTGCGAAGACGGCATACCTGTTGTAATCGGACCTGTTTCAAGTTCGGCGGCACTGGCTGTCGCCCCGGTTGCAGAAGAAGAAAAAACGGTCATGATATCTCCTTCAGCAACAAACCCCGGCCTTACAAAATATCCGGATTATGTTTTCAGGACAATCTCATCCGATGCCTACCAGGGCAAAGGAATAGCAAAAGTGCTTATGACCGTACACCCTGAAGTAAAGACCGCGGCTGTAATTTATATTAACACATCATACGGAAAGAGCCTCAACAGCTCATTCTGCACATGGTTTCCAAAAGCAGGCGGGCAGGTGATATTCTGTGAAAGCTACGAGGAGGGAGGGACTGATTACTACTACCTTGTCGATGAAATTTCAGAAGCAAATCCCGATGCGGTGGTGGTGCTCGGAACTTTGCAGGATGCAGAGACTATCCTCAAAGATGCTTCTGAAAAAAAGCTTGACGTGGTCTGGTTCGGATCGGAGGGACTCATAAACGACGGACTGTACGAATATGCAGGCGAATATGTCAACGGAATGTACGCACTCATGCAGTCAAGCCAGATACAGTCCGGGACATTCATTAAAAGATACGAGTCTTTGTACAATACAACCACAATTGACTGGCCTGTGTCATACGGCTACGACACCATGCAGATTATCGCGGAAGCTCTCAGGGCCTCGGATTACAACGGAAAAAGTATAAGCGGGTCACTGAAAAGAATCAGGCACATGGGGCTCTGCGGCCCGAAAGTATTCGATGAAAACGGAGACATCCCTCCTGCATATGATATTATGAGGATAGAAGACGGAAAATGGGTACGCGTAAAATGGAACGAAGTTGTATTCAGCGATGATGACGAGGATGAAGAAGAAATCCTTGGAAATGTCCTCAAATCGTATTCATCAGAGAATGTGTAA